The following proteins come from a genomic window of Saccharomyces mikatae IFO 1815 strain IFO1815 genome assembly, chromosome: 7:
- the RAD6 gene encoding E2 ubiquitin-conjugating protein RAD6 (similar to Saccharomyces cerevisiae RAD6 (YGL058W); ancestral locus Anc_6.109): MSTPARRRLMRDFKRMKEDAPPGVSASPLPDNVMVWNAMIIGPADTPYEDGTFRLLLEFDEEYPNKPPHVKFLSEMFHPNVYANGEICLDILQNRWTPTYDVASILTSIQSLFNDPNPASPANVEAATLFKDHKSQYVKRVKETVEKSWEDDMDDMDDDDEDDEDDDDEAD; this comes from the coding sequence ATGTCAACACCAGCTAGAAGACGGTTGATGAGAGATTTCAAACGTATGAAGGAAGACGCCCCACCAGGAGTATCTGCTTCGCCATTACCTGATAACGTCATGGTATGGAACGCTATGATTATTGGGCCAGCTGATACTCCATACGAAGATGGTACTTTTAGGTTGCTGTTGGAGTTCGATGAAGAATATCCTAACAAACCACCACATGTAAAATTCTTGAGTGAGATGTTTCACCCCAACGTTTACGCAAATGGCGAAATTTGTTTAGATATTTTACAGAACAGATGGACTCCAACATATGATGTGGCCTCTATATTGACATCTATTCAAAGTTTATTCAACGATCCAAATCCGGCTTCACCAGCAAACGTAGAAGCGGCAACACTATTCAAAGATCATAAATCGCAATATGTTAAGAGAGTTAAAGAGACGGTAGAGAAATCATGGGAAGATGATATGGATGATATGGATGATGACgacgaagatgacgaagatgacgacGACGAAGCCgactga
- the GEP7 gene encoding Gep7p (similar to Saccharomyces cerevisiae GEP7 (YGL057C); ancestral locus Anc_6.108) produces the protein MINPVARSLLIKRFYQPNLKRIPPTSLLLKQKIRSAQNLNGTFKESPISFSQTMSEIFSVLQPSAPDLDEDTTVGLKRDHLLSERLSNGELDVIINKYFNPSSPHNNQLIDADILVQNFPKLSGNDLALLDFAINERVQTNWNDLKLDFVQLLYYKSFGFLGPRTQFIQTSSPSPLKAQFLQLPLTEYNWLLLQNKRDPNLSPTDVQKLVHIFQLEGKKITWKSIDPFSKVIIAFVAFVSTFVWLDESAKRNTKEPPTQNTIKITT, from the coding sequence ATGATAAACCCTGTGGCAAGAAGTCTCTTGATAAAGAGATTCTATCAGCCAAATTTAAAGAGAATTCCACCAACTTCCTTGCTTTTGAAGCAAAAAATACGTTCAGCACAAAATTTGAATGGTACTTTTAAGGAAAGTCCCATTTCCTTCTCACAGACGATGTCTGAGATATTTAGTGTCTTACAACCAAGTGCTCCAGACCTAGACGAAGACACCACTGTCGGATTGAAACGGGATCACTTACTAAGTGAACGTCTAAGCAATGGTGAGCTTGATGTCATCATAAACAAATACTTTAATCCATCCTCACCACATAATAATCAGTTAATAGACGCGGATATTTTAGTACAGAATTTTCCGAAGTTAAGTGGAAATGATTTGGCATTACTGGATTTTGCTATAAATGAAAGAGTCCAAACAAATTGGAATGATTTAAAGCTCGATTTTGTTCAGTTATTGTATTACAAGTCATTTGGCTTTCTTGGACCTCGAACTCAGTTTATTCAGACAAGTTCACCCTCCCCGTTGAAGGCGCAATTTCTACAGCTTCCATTGACCGAGTATAATTGGTTACTTTTACAGAATAAGAGAGATCCAAATTTATCACCCACTGATGTACAAAAACTGGTCCATATTTTTCAGCTTGAAGGCAAGAAAATCACTTGGAAAAGTATAGATCCGTTTAGTAAGGTGATAATAGCATTCGTTGCTTTTGTTTCCACATTCGTATGGTTGGATGAAAGCGCAAAACGGAACACTAAGGAGCCACCTACACAGAACACTATCAAAATAACAACGTAA
- the SDS23 gene encoding Sds23p (similar to Saccharomyces cerevisiae SDS24 (YBR214W) and SDS23 (YGL056C); ancestral locus Anc_6.107): protein MPQNTRHTSIVEMLSTPPQLPNSADSHSLSEQADKNSGGNKSDTESLHKSVSKSSSSSSLSTLDNTEYSNNNGNSLSTLNSQNLLSVHKQEWQHTPLSDLVEQNKLIFIKGSISVEEAFNTLVRHQLTSLPVESFPGDMNCLTFDYNDLNAYLLLVLNRIKVGNDKITSDCQNGKSVPVGEIVKLTPKNPFYKLPETENLSTVIGILGAGVHRVAITNGEMTQIKGILSQRRLIKYLWDNARSFPNLKPLLDSSLEELNIGVLNAARDKPTFKQSRVISIQGDEHLIMALHKMYVERISSIAVVDPQGNLIGNISVTDVKHVTRTSQYPLLHNTCRHFVSVILNLRGLETGKDSFPIFHVYPTSSLARTFAKLVATKSHRLWIVQPNDNQPSASSEKSTSPLPSTPPVTTLPSLASSYHSNTQSSRMANSPVLKSSDTSSGKINVNINLSGSPPFQPQSPSASMPPPQSSSSCSASPTPAHFEKEYRTGKLIGVVSLTDILSVLARKQTHHKEIDPQMARKQRGHIG from the coding sequence ATGCCTCAGAATACAAGACACACGTCTATTGTGGAAATGCTTTCTACCCCACCTCAATTACCAAATTCCGCTGATTCTCATAGTCTGAGCGAGCAGGCAGACAAAAATAGCGGAGGAAACAAGAGCGACACAGAGTCACTACATAAGTCTGTTTCGAAatcgtcttcatcatcttctctttctacGCTGGATAACACGGAATACTCAAACAACAATGGCAATTCCTTGTCCACTTTGAATTCACAAAATTTGTTATCCGTTCATAAGCAAGAATGGCAACACACACCGCTTTCGGATCTGGTGGAGCAGAATAAGTTgatttttatcaaaggTTCTATTTCTGTGGAAGAAGCATTCAATACGCTGGTGAGGCATCAACTGACGTCTTTGCCTGTGGAAAGTTTCCCAGGAGACATGAATTGTTTGACGTTTGATTATAATGATCTTAATGCATATCTACTTCTTGTATTAAACAGAATTAAAGTAGGCAATGATAAGATCACTTCAGACTGCCAGAATGGTAAGTCTGTGCCTGTGGGCGAGATAGTGAAGTTGACTCCAAAGAATCCATTCTACAAGTTACCTGAAACGGAAAATTTATCGACGGTAATAGGCATCTTGGGTGCAGGTGTGCATCGTGTTGCCATCACCAACGGTGAAATGACACAGATTAAAGGTATTCTTTCTCAACGTCGATTGATCAAGTATCTGTGGGACAATGCGAGGTCGTTTCCCAACTTGAAGCCTCTCTTGGACTCCTCCTTAGAGGAGCTTAATATTGGTGTGCTAAATGCCGCTCGCGACAAACCGACGTTCAAACAGTCACGTGTCATATCCATTCAAGGTGACGAACACTTAATAATGGCATTGCATAAAATGTATGTCGAAAGAATATCTTCCATTGCCGTGGTTGACCCTCAGGGCAATCTGATTGGTAATATTTCCGTAACAGACGTCAAGCATGTCACTAGAACTTCGCAATATCCTTTATTACACAATACTTGTCGCCACTTTGTCTCGGTCATCCTAAACTTAAGAGGTCTGGAAACCGGCAAGGATTCTTTTCCCATTTTCCATGTGTATCCAACAAGCTCCTTGGCAAGGACTTTCGCAAAGTTGGTGGCCACCAAGTCCCACAGATTATGGATCGTACAACCGAATGACAACCAACCATCAGCATCTTCCGAAAAATCTACATCCCCATTGCCAAGTACTCCTCCCGTGACGACATTGCCGTCGCTTGCATCTTCATATCATTCGAATACACAGTCTTCTAGGATGGCTAACTCCCCTGTTCTAAAATCCTCAGATACCTCGAGCGGTAAAATAAATGTGAATATAAATTTGAGTGGTTCTCCGCCTTTCCAACCGCAATCTCCCTCGGCATCGATGCCACCACCTCAGAGTTCGAGTAGTTGTTCTGCATCTCCAACTCCGGCACATTTCGAAAAGGAATATAGAACAGGAAAATTGATAGGTGTTGTGTCCTTGACCGACATATTAAGTGTATTGGCAAGAAAACAAACGCATCATAAGGAAATTGACCCGCAGATGGCAAGAAAACAGAGAGGGCACATaggttaa
- the OLE1 gene encoding stearoyl-CoA 9-desaturase (similar to Saccharomyces cerevisiae OLE1 (YGL055W); ancestral locus Anc_6.106) has translation MPTSGTTIELIDDQFPKDDSTSGGIVDEVDLTEANILATGLNKKAPRIVNGFGSLMGSKEMVSVEFDKNGKEKKSNLDRLLEKDNQEKEEAKTRVHISEQAWTLNNWHQHLNWLNMVLVCGMPIIGWYFALSGKVPLHLNVFLFSVFYYAIGGVSITAGYHRLWSHRSYSAHWPLRLFYAVFGCASVEGSAKWWGHSHRIHHRYTDTLRDPYDARRGLWYSHMGWMLLKPNPKYKARADITDMTDDWTIRFQHRHYILLMLLTAFVIPTLICGYFFNDYMGGLIYAGFIRVFVIQQATFCINSMAHYIGTQPFDDRRTPRDNWITAIVTFGEGYHNFHHEFPTDYRNAIKWYQYDPTKVIIYLTSLVGLAYDLKKFSQNAIEEALIQQEQKKINKKKAKINWGPVLTDLPVWDKQTFLAKSKENKGLVIISGIVHDVSGYISEHPGGETLIKTALGKDATKAFSGGVYRHSNAAQNVLADMRVAIIKESKNSAIRMASKRGEVYETGKFF, from the coding sequence ATGCCAACTTCTGGAACTACTATTGAGTTGATTGACGACCAATTTCCAAAGGACGACTCTACCAGCGGTGGTATTGTCGATGAAGTCGATTTGACAGAGGCTAATATTTTGGCTACTGGTTTGAATAAAAAGGCGCCAAGAATTGTCAACGGGTTCGGTTCTCTAATGGGATCCAAGGAAATGGTTTCTGTGGAATTTGACAAGAATgggaaggaaaagaagtcTAATTTGGACCGTCTATTGGAAAAGGacaatcaagaaaaagaggaagcCAAGACTAGAGTTCACATTTCTGAACAGGCATGGACTTTGAACAACTGGCATCAACATTTGAACTGGTTGAACATGGTTCTTGTTTGCGGTATGCCAATTATTGGTTGGTATTTTGCTCTCTCGGGCAAGGTACCTTTACATTTGAacgttttccttttctctgTTTTCTACTACGCTATTGGTGGTGTTTCCATCACTGCCGGTTACCATAGACTGTGGTCTCATAGATCTTATTCTGCCCATTGGCCATTAAGATTATTCTATGCCGTTTTCGGTTGTGCTTCTGTTGAAGGTTCCGCTAAATGGTGGGGCCACTCTCACAGAATCCACCATCGTTACACTGATACCTTGAGAGACCCTTATGATGCTCGTAGAGGTCTATGGTACTCCCACATGGGATGGATGCTTTTGAAGCCAAATCCAAAATACAAGGCCAGAGCTGATATCACCGACATGACCGATGACTGGACCATTAGATTCCAACACAGACACTACATCTTGTTGATGCTCCTAACTGCTTTCGTCATTCCAACTCTTATCTGTGGTTACTTTTTCAACGACTATATGGGTGGTTTGATCTACGCCGGTTTTATCCGTGTTTTTGTCATCCAACAAGCTACCTTTTGCATTAACTCCATGGCTCATTACATTGGTACCCAACCATTTGATGACAGAAGAACCCCCCGTGACAACTGGATTACCGCCATTGTCACTTTCGGTGAAGGTTACCATAACTTCCACCACGAATTCCCAACTGATTACAGAAACGCTATTAAGTGGTACCAATACGATCCAACCAAGGTTATCATCTACTTGACTTCTTTGGTTGGTCTAGCATacgatttgaaaaaattctccCAAAACGCTATTGAAGAAGCTTTGAttcaacaagaacaaaagaagatcaacaaaaagaaggCGAAGATCAACTGGGGTCCAGTCTTGACCGATTTGCCAGTATGGGACAAACAAACCTTCTTAGCAAAGTCTAAGGAAAACAAGGGCTTGGTTATCATCTCTGGTATTGTTCATGACGTATCTGGTTATATTTCTGAACATCCAGGTGGTGAAACTTTAATCAAGACTGCATTAGGTAAGGACGCTACTAAGGCTTTCAGCGGTGGTGTCTACCGTCACTCAAATGCCGCTCAAAACGTCTTGGCTGACATGAGAGTGGCTATCATTAAGGAAAGTAAGAACTCTGCTATTAGAATGGCTAGTAAGAGGGGTGAAGTTTACGAAACTGGTAAGTTCTTTTGA
- the ERV14 gene encoding cornichon family protein (similar to Saccharomyces cerevisiae ERV15 (YBR210W) and ERV14 (YGL054C); ancestral locus Anc_6.102) yields MGAWLFILAVVVNCINLFGQVHFTILYADLEADYINPIELCSKVNKLITPEAALHGALSLLFLLNGYWFVFLLNLPVLAYNLNKIYNKVQLLDATEIFRTLGKHKRESFLKLGFHLLMFFFYLYRMIMALIAESGDDF; encoded by the coding sequence atgggTGCTTGGTTATTTATccttgctgttgttgttaatTGTATCAATTTGTTCGGCCAAGTGCATTTCACGATATTATACGCTGATTTAGAAGCCGACTATATCAATCCAATTGAATTATGCTCTAAAGTCAACAAGTTAATTACCCCTGAAGCCGCATTGCATGGTGCCTTGTCATTGCTGTTCTTACTAAACGGCTACTGgtttgtatttttattgaatctGCCAGTTCTAGCTTACAATTTAAACAAAATTTACAATAAGGTCCAACTTTTGGACGCTACCGAAATATTTAGAACTCTAGGTAAGCATAAGAGAGAAAGTTTCCTAAAGTTAGGGTTCCACTTGTTgatgttcttcttctacttgTATAGGATGATCATGGCTTTGATTGCTGAAAGTGGCGATGACTTCTAA
- the TYW3 gene encoding tRNA methyltransferase TYW3 (similar to Saccharomyces cerevisiae TYW3 (YGL050W); ancestral locus Anc_4.55), protein MAVQNAFEQKKKAILNEIDSTQPDLSPKGTIDELCLPIIDLINSSADMVTTSSCSGRVSVFLEGTKSYNGEVKIGGKGQGGKWLYVTHDRGKVIGWLDELRSKSEFLLEISRNQDLVEKVTGSTRYILYKYEPFILHVKCRDFQVASKLYNEAMSCGFRESGIGSNNLVAIRINIKLDVPIGYLDEDSSTLKFFVGPEYINVLDSLSLNKFDENTKKMQALYEKIKRELLNKSPNSNAKTGVIPAETKEERRERKKKEGMERQRQLKSTSNVL, encoded by the coding sequence ATGGCGGTACAAAATGcctttgaacaaaaaaagaaggcaaTTTTGAACGAGATAGACTCGACCCAACCAGATTTATCACCAAAAGGAACTATCGATGAGCTGTGCCTTCCAATAATCGATCTTATCAATAGTAGCGCTGATATGGTAACAACGTCATCATGTTCCGGTAGAGTTAGTGTGTTTCTGGAAGGTACGAAATCATATAACGGGGAGGTTAAGATAGGTGGCAAAGGACAAGGTGGCAAGTGGCTTTACGTCACTCATGATCGTGGAAAAGTTATTGGCTGGTTGGATGAGCTGAGGTCAAAAAGTGAGTTTCTTTTAGAGATATCTCGCAACCAAGATTTAGTGGAGAAAGTTACGGGGAGCACTAGATACATTCTCTATAAGTATGAGCCTTTCATACTGCATGTTAAATGCAGGGACTTTCAGGTAGCATCCAAACTATACAACGAAGCTATGTCTTGTGGGTTCAGGGAAAGCGGGATTGGTTCAAATAATCTTGTGGCGATCAGGATTAACATTAAATTAGACGTGCCCATCGGCTATCTAGATGAGGATTCAAGCACcttgaagttttttgtAGGTCCGGAATACATAAATGTTTTGGATTCTCTATCATTAAACAAATTCGATGAgaatacaaagaaaatgcaAGCACTATAtgagaaaatcaaaaggGAACTTCTAAACAAATCACCGAATTCAAACGCTAAGACTGGTGTAATACCAGCCGAAACAAAGGAAGAGAGGAGAGAacggaaaaaaaaggaaggtATGGAAAGACAGCGTCAATTAAAAAGCACAAGTAACGTGCTATAA
- the TIF4632 gene encoding translation initiation factor eIF4G (similar to Saccharomyces cerevisiae TIF4632 (YGL049C) and TIF4631 (YGR162W); ancestral locus Anc_4.56), with product MTDQTGPPSPHPQQTNGYKKFSSYDSEYSGSNNSQQNNQYNEKLYGAKEPHNNKQYQTKSGRYGSNKYNSRNNSQGNTQYYNRYNNTYRLNNNEYNAAMMPNMQWPANYYAPQMYYIPQQMVPVASPPYTHQPLNTKPEPPSLPKSTKIEITTKTGEPLNLKKFHAEKKASKNEESNGDIEQKSKSGTPFEKELTPIMAAKEVVKDTLTDATNEKSTSEAENTKRLFLEQVRLRKAAMERKKNGLISENDTEREDQKHTNAETTKVNTSIGLEADKELPKTIGEASVSIIDEKPGVSDVIPPQNAVGSITKSVTFNEPENETSSQDSNEIVEDGTNVIPDVNDSKTITEGSDVTANPEFITKENVVKEIVPSTPSVDLPTVSQLLETLVKAQPISDIYNFDYPADVERPDAKYRKSNVKYTYGPTFLLQFKDRLKFRPDPAWVEAVSSKIVIPPHVSRNRPKDSGRFGGDFRSPSMRGLDHASSSRVSSKRRSKRMGDDRRSNRGYTSRKDREKAAEKLEERTPKEDVAPLVPSANRWIPKSRVKKTEKKLAPDGKTELLDKEEVERKMKSLLNKLTLEMFDSISSEILDIANQSKWEDGGETLKIVIEQIFHKACDEPHWSSMYAQLCGKVVKDLDPGIKDKENEGKNGPKLVLHYLVARCHEEFEKGWADKLPAGEDGNPLEPEMMSDEYYIAAAAKRRGLGLVRFIGYLYCLNLLTGKMMFECFRRLMKDLNNDPSEETLESVVELLTTVGEQFEHDKFVTPQATLEGSVLLDNLFLLLQHIIDGGSISNRIKFKLIDVKELREIKHWNNAKKDAGPKTIQQIHQEEEQLRQQKNSQRSNSRYNNNHNQSNSNRYSSNRRNMQNTPRDSFASTKTSSFRNNQRNVRKAEEVPQAPRANMFDALMNNDGDSD from the coding sequence ATGACTGACCAAACAGGCCCACCGTCTCCACACCCGCAGCAAACCAATGGCTACaagaagttttcttcttatgATAGTGAATACTCTGGATCCAACAACAGTCAGCAAAATAATcaatataatgaaaagcTTTACGGGGCGAAAGAACCCCACAATAACAAACAATACCAAACGAAAAGTGGCAGATATGGATCAAATAAATACAATAGTCGTAATAACAGTCAAGGGAACACTCAATATTACAACAGATACAATAATACTTACAGACTGAATAACAATGAGTACAATGCGGCAATGATGCCAAATATGCAATGGCCGGCTAACTACTATGCTCCTCAGATGTATTATATACCTCAACAAATGGTTCCAGTTGCTTCTCCACCTTACACACATCAGCCACTCAACACTAAACCAGAACCCCCTTCTCTACCTAAAAGTACGAAGATAGAAATAACAACGAAGACTGGTGAACCCTTGAATCTGAAGAAATTCCAcgcagaaaaaaaagcttcaaaaaatgaagagagTAATGGTGATATAGAACAGAAATCCAAGTCAGGAACtccttttgaaaaggagTTAACTCCTATCATGGCTGCTAAAGAAGTAGTTAAAGATACATTAACCGATGCaactaatgaaaaatctaCTTCTGAGGCTGagaatacaaaaagatTATTTTTGGAGCAAGTAAGATTGCGTAAAGCGGCcatggaaagaaaaaagaatggttTAATATCAGAAAATGACACAGAGCGGGAAGATCAGAAGCATACCAATGCTGAAACAACTAAAGTTAACACATCTATTGGACTTGAAGCTGACAAGGAACTACCAAAAACAATTGGAGAAGCTAGTGTTTCTatcattgatgaaaagcCAGGTGTCAGTGACGTTATTCCTCCACAAAATGCAGTTGGAAGTATAACCAAATCTGTGACATTTAACGAGCCAGAGAATGAGACTAGTTCTCAAGATTCTAATGAAATTGTCGAGGATGGTACTAATGTCATTCCTGATGTAAATGACAGCAAAACCATAACTGAAGGTAGCGATGTCACAGCGAATCCTGAATTTAtcacaaaagaaaatgtagTGAAAGAAATAGTTCCTTCCACACCCTCTGTGGACTTACCTACTGTTTCTCAACTACTTGAAACTTTGGTAAAGGCACAACCAATTTCTGATATATACAATTTTGACTATCCAGCCGATGTCGAAAGACCTGATGCTAAATATAGGAAATCAAACGTTAAATACACATATGGCCCTACTTTCTTATTACAGTTCAAAGACAGATTAAAATTTAGACCCGATCCCGCCTGGGTTGAGGCTGTTTCTTCGAAAATTGTCATACCTCCTCATGTATCCAGAAACAGACCAAAAGATAGTGGTAGATTTGGAGGTGATTTCAGAAGTCCATCTATGCGTGGTTTGGATCATGCTTCTAGCTCGAGGGTCtcatcaaaaagaagatcGAAGAGGATGGGGGACGATAGAAGATCTAATAGAGGATACACTTCTAGAAAGGATCGTGAAAAGGCAGCAGAAAAGTTAGAAGAGCGAACTCCGAAAGAGGACGTCGCCCCATTGGTACCAAGTGCTAATAGATGGATTCCTAAGTCGAGGGTTAAgaaaactgaaaagaaattggcTCCTGATGGTAAGACAGAGTTGTTAGATAAGGAAGAGGTGGAACGAAAGATGAAGTCTCTCTTGAACAAGTTGACCTTAGAAATGTTTgattcaatttcttctgaaATTTTGGATATAGCAAACCAGTCAAAATGGGAAGATGGTGGCGAAACACTAAAAATAGTTATTGAACAAATTTTCCACAAAGCGTGTGACGAGCCTCATTGGTCTTCAATGTATGCCCAGTTATGTGGTAAAGTAGTCAAAGACCTTGACCCAGGCAttaaagataaagaaaacgaaGGAAAGAATGGACCCAAGCTTGTATTGCATTACCTAGTGGCAAGATGTCacgaagaatttgaaaagggtTGGGCAGATAAGTTACCTGCGGGAGAAGATGGTAATCCACTAGAACCAGAAATGATGTCTGATGAGTATTATATTGCAGCAGCTGCGAAGAGAAGAGGGTTAGGTCTAGTTCGTTTCATAGGGTACTTATATTGTTTGAATTTGTTAACTGGAAAGATGATGTTTGAGTGTTTCCGAAGATTAATGAAGGACTTAAACAATGATCCTTCGGAAGAGACTTTAGAATCCGTCGTAGAATTACTAACCACTGTCGGTGAACAATTTGAACATGATAAATTTGTTACGCCTCAGGCAACTCTTGAAGGTTCGGTACTGCTCGACAACTTATTTTTATTGCTACAACACATCATTGATGGAGGAAGCATATCAAATAGAATAAAGTTTAAGTTAATCGATGTGAAGGAATTGAGGGAGATTAAACATTGGAATAACGCCAAGAAGGACGCTGGACCAAAGACaattcaacaaattcatcaagaagaagaacaattgCGCCAACAAAAGAACAGTCAAAGATCGAATTCGAGATACAACAACAACCACAATCAATCTAACAGCAACAGATATTCTTCGAACAGAAGGAACATGCAAAATACCCCAAGAGATAGTTTTGCTTCTACTAAAACAAGTTCCTTTAGAAACAACCAACGAAACGTTCGTAAAGCGGAAGAGGTTCCTCAAGCTCCAAGAGCCAATATGTTTGACGCATTAATGAATAACGATGGAGACAGTGATTAA
- the RPT6 gene encoding proteasome regulatory particle base subunit RPT6 (similar to Saccharomyces cerevisiae RPT6 (YGL048C); ancestral locus Anc_4.57) yields the protein MTAAVTSSNIVLETHESGIKPYFEQKIQETELKIRSKTENVRRLEAQRNALNDKVRFIKDELRLLQEPGSYVGEVIKIVSDKKVLVKVQPEGKYIVDVAKDINVKDLKASQRVCLRSDSYMLHKVLENKADPLVSLMMVEKVPDSTYDMVGGLTKQIKEIKEVIELPVKHPELFESLGIAQPKGVILYGPPGTGKTLLARAVAHHTDCKFIRVSGAELVQKYIGEGSRMVRELFVMAREHAPSIIFMDEIDSIGSTRVEGSGGGDSEVQRTMLELLNQLDGFETSKNIKIIMATNRLDILDPALLRPGRIDRKIEFPPPSVAARAEILRIHSRKMNLTRGINLRKVAEKMNGCSGADVKGVCTEAGMYALRERRIHVTQEDFELAVGKVMNKNQETAISVAKLFK from the coding sequence ATGACAGCTGCTGTAACATCCTCCAATATTGTATTGGAAACGCACGAAAGTGGTATCAAGCCTTACTTTGAGCAGAAGATTCAAGAGACAGAGCTAAAAATCCGCTCCAAAACAGAAAATGTACGCCGACTAGAGGCTCAAAGGAATGCATTGAATGACAAAGTACGTTTTATTAAGGATGAACTACGCTTATTACAAGAACCTGGATCTTATGTAGGGGAAGTCATAAAGATAGTCTCTGACAAAAAAGTTCTCGTTAAAGTGCAACCCGAAGGGAAATACATTGTGGACGTTGCAAAAGATATAAATGTGAAGGACCTAAAAGCATCTCAAAGGGTTTGTCTAAGGAGTGACTCTTACATGTTGCATAAAGTCCTTGAAAACAAGGCTGACCCGCTGGTTTCCTTGATGATGGTGGAGAAAGTTCCTGATTCTACATATGATATGGTCGGTGGTTTgacaaaacaaataaaggaaattaAAGAAGTTATTGAACTGCCTGTAAAACATCCAGAACTGTTTGAAAGTCTGGGTATTGCGCAACCAAAGGGTGTTATCCTATATGGTCCTCCTGGTACAGGGAAAACCTTATTGGCAAGAGCTGTCGCACACCACACTGATTGTAAATTCATCAGAGTCAGCGGTGCTGAATTGGTACAAAAGTATATTGGTGAGGGTTCCCGTATGGTCCGTGAACTTTTCGTGATGGCCAGAGAACATGCTCCTTCAATCATTTTCATGGATGAAATTGATTCTATCGGTTCAACTCGTGTAGAAGGTTCTGGCGGTGGTGATTCTGAAGTTCAAAGAACAATGTTAGAATTGCTAAATCAGTTGGATGGGTTTGAAACctcaaaaaatattaagaTCATTATGGCCACGAATAGACTAGATATTCTTGATCCAGCACTTCTAAGACCCGGTAGAATAGATAGAAAGATTGAATTTCCACCTCCAAGTGTTGCAGCTAGAGCAGAAATTTTAAGAATTCACTCCAGGAAAATGAATCTAACCCGCGGTATCAACTTGAGAAAGGTTGCTGAAAAGATGAACGGATGTTCTGGTGCCGACGTTAAAGGTGTTTGTACAGAAGCAGGTATGTATGCTCTAAGAGAGAGAAGAATACATGTTACTcaagaagattttgaattgGCTGTCGGAAAGGTTATGAACAAGAACCAAGAAACTGCCATTTCCGTCGCCAAGTTATTTAAGTGA